DNA sequence from the Coffea eugenioides isolate CCC68of chromosome 9, Ceug_1.0, whole genome shotgun sequence genome:
AATCTATTGACTGTGGAAGCTAACTGGCtcatttgattctccaaattatgaatgctagttttcgtctcctgttgaaattgttgagTGTTAGTAGCCAAAGATTTCACAATATCCTCAAGTGACATACCTGATTTAGGAGCAGGTTGTTGCTGTGAAAGTTGAGGTCTAGGTTGATATTGTGACTGTTGTGGAAATCCTGGTGGACTTACtgcataattaaaattaggaTGATCCCTCCATCCTGGATTATAGGTATTTGCATAGGGATCATACCGTCTCTGAGGTGGTCCTGGAAATCCAACTGCATTAGCCTGCTCAGTCGAATCATCTTGGAGTGTGGGGCACATATCTGTTGGATGACTCGAACCATAGcagatttcacatgttttcAAATGCTGCATTTGTCCTATAGCTAACTTTTCAACCAAAGAAGTTAGACAATCTAATCTTTGCTCTATTGAAGAATTACTTACCTCATTGACTCTACGAGTCGTGTTATCCTGCCTGTCTCCAAATTGTTGAGCATTTGCAGCCATACTCGATATCAAATTTCTTGCCTCCGTGGGTGTTTTATTCACTAAGGAGCCCCCACTGGCAGCATCAATAATTCTTCTGTCAGTTTGGGACAgaccctcataaaaatactggatgaggagttggtcaggaatttgatgatgaggACAACTAGCACATAGTTGCTTGAATCTTTCCCAATATTCATGTAGAGTCTCTCCATTGAATTGTCGAATTCCACAGATGTCTTTCCTAATGCTTGCAGCTCGGGATGcaggaaagaatttttctagaaaatgcTTCTTCATGTCTGTCCATGTGGATATTGACCCAGAGGGCAGATAATATAGCCAATCCTTAGCTTTAtcggctaaggaaaatggaaaggctcttaatttaatttgctcctCTGTGACTCCCTGGGGTTTCATTGTCGAGCAAACCACATGGAATTCTTTGAGATGCTTGTGGGGATCTTCACCTGGTAAGCCATGAAAAGAAGGAAGTAAATGGATTAgtccagattttaactcaaatgcaaCCTCTAATGTAGGATAAGTAATGCATAGGGGCTGTTGATTTAAATCTGGTGTAGCCAATTCTCTCAATATTCGTTCATTAGCCATGGTGCTATTTATCTCTTCCGTCTCACTAAATGAatccacaaaatctactactgaATTATGTCCAGTAGATGAGGAGGATGCCTCTGCTCGTTCTCTTGTTGCTTTTCTCAATGCACGAGCAGTCTTCTCTATCTCAGGATTATATTGCagttcacctgtacgagaagatctaGGCATAAAccagtaacaataaaaataaaaataaaaaaaataaaaataaacaaagaaaataaaattcaaagaaaataaatttattttgacaccaagtccccggcaacggcgccaaaatttgttgggtgtcaaaccagcaaaaataaaattcctactcttaagtcacgaattaagtccactatggtactggagcagggacttaggctgtgcaatgggttactagcttcaccctggtgccagagtttgcttgatccgatataccaaagtatattaattacgtgaaagacaaaattcgaatatagcagcgagcagggtcgaatccacagggacttgggaatttattttgaatgaatgtaacattaaataaaaatgggggaagttgatatggaactgtctaatttaattgctcaaattaaaaatataaagtaaattgacggaaggaaaatctctagtcaaaggtataatcNNNNNNNNNNNNNNNNNNNNNNNNNNNNNNNNNNNNNNNNNNNNNNNNNNNNNNNNNNNNNNNNNNNNNNNNNNNNNNNNNNNNNNNNNNNNNNNNNNNNNNNNNNNNNNNNNNNNNNNNNNNNNNNNNNNNNNNNNNNNNNNNNNNNNNNNNNNNNNNNNNNNNNNNNNNNNNNNNNNNNNNNNNNNNNNNNNNNNNNNNNNNNNNNNNNNNNNNNNNNNNNNNNNNNNNNNNNNNNNNNNNNNNNNNNNNNNNNNNNNNNNNNNNNNNNNNNNNNNNNNNNNNNNNNNNNNNNNNNNNNNNNNNNNNNNNNNNNNNNNNNNNNNNNNNNNNNNNNNNNNNNNNNNNNNNNNNNNNNNNNNNNNNNNNNNNNNNNNNNNNNNNNNNNNNNNNNNNNNNNNNNNNNNNNNNNNNNNNNNNNNNNNNNNNNNNNNNNNNNNNNNNNNNNNNNNNNNNNNNNNNNNNNNNNNNNNNNNNNNNNNNNNNNNNNNNNNNNNNNNNNNNNNNNNNNNNNNNNNNNNNNNNNNNNNNNNNNNNNNNNNNNNNNNNNNNNNNNNNNNNNNNNNNNNNNNNNNNNNNNNNNNNNNNNNNNNNNNNNNNNNNNNNNNNNNNNNNNNNNNNNNNNNNNNNNNNNNNNNNNNNNNNNNNNNNNNNNNNNNNNNNNNNNNNNNNNNNNNNNNNNNNNNNNNNNNNNNNNNNNNNNNNNNNNNNNNNNNNNNNNNNNNNNNNNNNNNNNNNNNNNNNNNNNNNNNNNNNNNNNNNNNNNNNNNNNNNNNNNNNNNNNNNNNNNNNNNNNNNNNNNNNNNNNNNNNNNNNNNNNNNNNNNNNNNNNNNNNNNNNNNNNNNNNNNNNNNNNNNNNNNNNNNNNNNNNNNNNNNNNNNNNNNNNNNNNNNNNNNNNNNNNNNNNNNNNNNNNNNNNNNNNNNNNNNNNNNNNNNNNNNNNNNNNNNNNNNNNNNNNNNNNNNNNNNNNNNNNNNNNNNNNNNNNNNNNNNNNNNNNAGAACGTAgggaaatcaattcgatctcacagttttgtcgaaccaaagtttcgatttaacctctgactagatgattagccactcctcatagttgaattgcagccaaaagtactggattgcaaaggcattgcgtttttactagaaagcaaggaataaaagatgtttttcccgttggggaatattgtcgaacacctggcgtgtgtcagaggccagtccagagaaaggaaactagaactaaactaaaaagctaaactagaggtgtccttttgcttctgtacgtcctctccttaaaaagccaaaagtcaGATGACTCAAAGCTCTctccggtggtccccacacatgtggacaaagtctccaaaattacttcttcttccaagtctctctacgttcctttcttttaagagcccaaatgacttatagctttgtggtccccaccaatccaaggcctaaggattgaagcccttagaagtctccatattctccataaagtccctcctttttggtagttttctgcttcattcctgaaattaagtcccgataccaaatatgagtaaatatcagcaattaacacaatatttgtcagggatagaagggaaaattaataataaaaataccaacaattaacaccctatcaacgTTATTCATgtatgtttatatatatatgtgtgtatgtatTTATCATATATGTACTTTCTTAATATTTTATATGTCTAGATATGAATAATTGAATATAGTTGATACATGTATTATTATTATACTCGTAAATAAGAATACTCTGAGTATATTAATACGTATATATATGAGACAATGgttattatttatgtatatacTATGCAAAAATAGTCTAGTAGACATATCTTTGATGCAATGATATATAGTTAGTTGAATTCGAAATCGATGTACACCTAAATGGAAGAATTCATTACAATTTTCCTAAATCTCTTTCCGAATCATCCTACATGGATTGCATTCATATTGAAAATTGAATTGCCAAAATCAATTTGAATTCGGTGAAAAATGCAATACGTTTATCATGTGCTTCTCCTATTGGAATTTCATGGTTTGGCTGGAATTCATAGGGGATTTAATTAGAATTTAcaaattttttgtttgaattgaagaagatttcaTTGAGAATTAGAattgccatttttttttgcTACATAAGAACTTTTTATCTTTTGCATTTAGTTAGTCATAGTAGAAATCAAGTAAATtaaatttctctatttttatgcagaagaaaaaacaaattaatACATTACGTTAAAGACCAAAACTAGTTAAATATAACTTAACCAATTAACTAGATTTTATGTAGTTGAAAATCGAATACATTATTCACAATGAAGGATATGATAATTTTCAACATAATGAAGATAGATAAACTGTTTAATATAATAATTTTCACAATAATAAATGCAATAACAATGACATACCACTTTAGAATATAATAATGTGGTAGGAAATATATGCTCACAATACGAAAGAATTGATATTTTTACAAGGCAATCTCCACAATTTCTTTATTATTCCTTTGCTTATTTTAATACTACGGACCCGCCCTTCTGACAAACTTGCGCGTGGGCTTTCTGTTGCAAGCTTTTTGCATTGCGCACCACAAATACACCTTAATTTCACAACACGTTTATGTGTTcttttttgttgtaaaaaaaaaaggaaaatcgcCAATTTAATCCTTAAACTATTTTACTAAAGTCGATTTGGTCCCTCAACATTTTATCGCACGAATTAAGTCCCTTAACTAAAATTCTTATTCCAATTGAGGACCACCAAAACACATGTATGTATCTGTACAAAAACCAACGGTAAGGCAGGGGCTtttttgaaagtaaaaaaatacGATTTCTACATCCTCCTCTTCGTCTTCTTCATCGTGGATCGTTTCTTCTTTTACGGGTGTTTTTGGGATTTCACCGGTTAAGCCGGCTTCCATCATCCCCTTCTTACAGGGGTCTAAGTGGTCCCCCTTCTTACATCTTTGCCCCCTTCTTACAGGGGTCTAACTGTCTAAGTGGTTGCCCCTTCTTAGAGGGATCTAAGTGGTCCCCCTTCTTACATCTTTGCCGCATTTAATCATTACTAGAAATTTTGGAGCAACTGGATAGCCAAGCTCAATTTCCAATTCCAGTTCTGATTTgaatgttttgtttttgttcttgCCTATTTCCAATTCCTGTTTTTGAGTGGGGTACATAGAAGTCGGGGGAATTGATCTTGGCTCAGCTAAAGATGATCTGAACAGAATGCTAACGCTCAAAGCAGTAAAAGCAGCCTTAGCATTATCGGAACAGACATTTAACAGTTTCGACAACCAACTGCTTCTAGAAAGCTTTAAATCCTCGGACGTAGCCTCTGATGAAGCAGCCGCCACTGCAGCAACAGTACTCTTCTCCACAACAGGCCCTTGCTTCCCGGTATTACTAGACTTATCCGCCGTAGCAGCAGTTCCCCCTTTATCTACCAAACTCCCCGCCTTCCCAATACTGGGTTGGCTACTGGGCAACCACTTGGACCCCTTGTTGAAAAACTGGCCAAAGATGTACGGGTTTTGCCAACCTTGAGCTGGTCCCAAGTTGAAAATTGCTTATTTTCTTCGACCATTCTAGTCTTACAATATCAAGGCAGAAACTCGGCCAACATGCTTAAAAGAGTCTCAAGTTAGTTTTACTGATAGTTATCTGTTTTTGCCAAGCTTGAGCTGGTCCCATGCAATTTGAAAATTGCAAGTTTTCTTTGACTATTCATAAATATGGAAACAGATTAAGTGCATCAAAAAACAACTAGATTAGTAATGagcttctcttttttttttcagcagaAGTGCCAAATGTGTAGTTCTGGTTACATCAACATGTCAAGTGAAGCTTCAAACATCCACTATATTGTCGTATGGATCATGATTCCCAAACTGAAGCAAGGCCAATAAAGTTCAGAATAATCCACAATCTGCTGGACCTCCACTTGTTGGCCATACCACATAGGAAAATAGGAAATTGTCTGCTTGAAATTGGGCTAATCAAAGATGTAAATTCTTGGTGGTCTCAGTTGTTTAACTGGAGCTtttacaagttttttttttttttaccaccaTTTTCCTCTCATCTCTCCTTCATAGGGTAAGAATGGTCGAAATGCTCCATTCATGAAGGTAAAACTAATCAGGATCACCTGTTCCTTCACAAGCACAAGCACTTCAAAATTGTTAATGAAGTAGTTAACACCCCAAAGGCTTACTATCATGAAACTTTTGTGACATTAATCTTGTCTTCTCCCAATTGAAGTTGAAGATCTCCTAATAGTTCATATAATCTTCTCTTGTGAATTTGGATATATTAGTCAGGAAAAAGATAAAAACAGCAATGTTTACGTGACCAAAATGAAAACAAGGGACAATATAATCCATGATATACAtaaaatttatcaaatattGGCAAACAAATTATCAAATACCGTTCTAAGTAATCAGATGAAACCGTGCCAGTCctcttttcccttcttctttcAGGTAGAGAAGGCATCAGTAATAGGTATGCTTTGTTCATGTCTAAAGAAGTTTTCAGGATCAACTTTTGTCTTCACAAGAACTAGTCTTTTCCAGTTGTTTTTGAAGTACTTAGTGCCCCATGAACTTGCTTCTGCCAAACTTGTGCCACCATCAATCCTGTTAACTCCCAAATCAAGATCCCTATAGTTCACATAAGCTGCTCTAGGAGACCTTGGAACATAGGGAGTCATGAATTTATACAACTTTCTAATCCAATCAATGTGTCCCTTTATTGTTTCCTCATCGTCTCCACTTTCCCATGTCGTTAGCCACTGAATCATGAATTTTGTGCCATTTCTGTGAGGATAAGGAGTTTCAGATTCTGAAATTCTACTCATCATTCCACCATGAGGATTCCAAATCGTCAGTGGTGAATCTTGTTCCAGAAACATTTTCCATATTCCCTCAAGGGCATGTTCTTTGATTGGCTCTTTCACAAAGTCTGACTTAGCTTTGAAATAAAGCTTGTTGAGCAATGGTTTACCTTGAAGCAAAAATTTAGGCTGTATATTTCTTGGGTATTTGGCTATATATAGCACTGATTCAATCCAGCTCATTTCAATACAGTCTTTTTGCGTTAATCCCAATTCAGGAAAACCTTTCTTCATTACTTTTAGCAGTCTGTCCGCTCTTCCAAGAAATAAAGCCTGATAGGCAGTTTCTATAGTCCTTTTTCCTTTCTGATCATCAGTTGAAATTGTTGGCCGTGAAAGAACTCTAATGAAGAGATCCTCATCCAGGTGATCGGCAACCTGTTGCCATCTGTATAGCAACTTAGTTGCTCCTTGTTCCAAAGTTCTTCGGACAGTAAAAACTGTCACAATTGCAGGTACAGGCACCAACCGTAGTTTCCAAGCAAGAAGTATCCCAAAGCTCCCTCCTCCTCCACCTCTGATTGCCCAAAACAGATCCTCGCCCATGGATTCGCGATCAAGAATTCTGCCAGATGAATCAACTATTCGAGCATCAACAACATTGTCAGCTGCAAGGCCATATTTTCTCATCAGAGTACCATATGCTCCCCCTGTAATATGGCCGCCAATTCCTACGCTGCTGCAAAGGCCTGCTGGAAATCCATGAGTTCTGCTTTTCTGAGCTATCCAATAATAAACTTCACCAAGAGTTGCACCTGCCTGAACCCATGCGCTGTTTCCAGCTATACTGACATTGACAGATCGAAGATTGGCAAGATCAATCAGAAAAAATGATGATTTAGTCTTAGAAGTGTAAGAAAGGCCTTCATAATCATGCCCTCCACTGCGGACTCTGAGCTGAATGCCAAGTTTTCTGGCGCATATAACAGCTGCTTGAACTTGGAATTCATCCAATGGTTTGAAAATGAGCTCAGGTTTGTGCCTGGATTGCACCATGCACCTCAGGTTCTGAGCAGTAGATTCAAGAATTGAAGTAAAAGCagaattattttgaataaaaaaagctTCAGAGATAGGGATTGAAATATGAGTATTCGAACGGACACAATAGTAAAATTCCTTCTCAATTGAATCTGAAGCAGCCCATGAAGCTGATAACAGGAAAAGGGCACAGAATAATGGGAGGATGACAGAGCTAGAAGATGGCATATTTCTTGTTGAGGTCACAGGATCAGCAGTCTGATGAATGGGaaccccccctccccccccccctaAAAAcccacacactcacacacacacaacCACAAAAATTATTGGATTTTTCCAATAATTTGGATGATGAAGTCTCAAGAAGGTCCACActgaaaatttatttatttatttattgaagtAAGTAGTATAATTACATCTTACATTTTATTAGTACTAGGATATGGCAAGGGTCACCTCATAGTTTTAACCCAACTTTTGTCATGGCGTGGGCAGCAGAGCCACATCACACCAAAACCAAGAAGAGTCATGGCAAACAAACAATTCTGTGACCTGTATTTTGATGCTTCTCAATTTATATTTACTTCTCTTAAGAATTAACATTAGGGGAGCCCTTGGAGGATCCTTTTTGGGGAGCTTTTATTAACAAAAGATTGGTACAGTTTTTACCATGAATATGCATTAAATAATCTCCTATCATCTCCTACGATGTGAACAAGTCaatcaaaatattcaaaaattaacCTCCAACATCGATCATGATCTAAATGCTGGCTTTGTTACATTCACAAAATATATAGTTGTAATTTTATgctcctcttttttcttttctttttttttgggtccctTACATTCAGGCTTGGGACATCTACATTCATTCCTCCAATTTTGAAAGCTGCTTTAGGATCTAATCTTACATCAAAATTGTGCCAAATATGCCATACGAAACTTTTGGTTGAACACTGTTTATGACTAATTTGCAATTGCAAAATTGAAGAATAGCTCTTGATCTCTTGTCTGAAAACTTTTGCACAAGCCTTTCTAAGATTGATGTCCAGCCCAACTAAGAATTTGTTGCATAATGGAATATGGGATCATTTTAGTTCGGGTGGAGGACGCGGCCTAGACACAGTAAAAGAAGTGCAAATGGTCTGAATATTCTTCATCCATGTAACTCGGGTAGGATTTAAAAAACGGAGACTAAGGAGGAGGAAGGAAATAAGAATTTAGGATctctaatttttaaaatttcaatctCGATAATTAAATCAAAATCTTCTCGGCATACAAAGAGGTAGATTGTTTAGCTTTAACAAAGCCATTTGATTTCCATCCATTTTTCCTCTTCTATGAACCGACACAGGGTTATGTAGCTACTTTAGTATCAATAGGGAGCTGATATGGTAACAGGAGAAACTAGTAGAAGTCAATTATGATTTACCTAGAAAAATGGGTGcttcaaattcaagaaacataAATAGTTGTATATGCATATATAAAAGAGGGGTGCCAAGTTCTCTCGAAGGTATAACCAACGCTGTTCTTATTCTATGACCCAGTATTTGGATTGAATAAAAAGGCAATTTATTGAGAAGGTGAAAACTTATTGCAAGCTAAAAAAATTTGGATTGAATAAAAGACACTCTATTAACCACTAGTGATAAAGGCACGCCCGATGTGTATGCAGTATAGGAATAATCACTTTGCATAAggaagaatttagtataaaattttcataaacaaaaaaaaaaattgatctttAAAAGTTTTTTGAATAGAATTTTAATTACTTGGTGGGTACATTGTTTGTGGATGCTTATGGGTAAATTTTAGTTGTGATTACATTGGTTGACAATATGAATAACATGTAATGAGATGGTAAAGATATCTTTACAATAATAAAGTCTGTGTAGATAGTTTTAACTTTGTGTTAACTTTATGCGTTTCCAAATTTACCCTTATTTTTATTATCCATTAATCCTTATTTCTGTTTCAACTGATACATAAATGCGACCCAATTAAAACTGTCTCCCTCCAATTCTCATGTTCTTCCTAATCAACGGTTTTTTACTTTCCAAACCATCTTCTAAAAGTCTCCATTCAATTAACCTTTTCTCCCAAATTTTAATGCAGCTTCATATGGTACATTGTACATATTTCTGTATGATACGCTTTtgattatatattatataaaataattatattcACTTGCACAATTTATGTGATGcttttaattaaaaatatttttcgaCAAGTTACGCACGCATCGAGTATGTCTCGATAGCTAGTAATTAAATAATTGCGAGGATAAAGTTAAAAAGTTTACATCAGAAGTTGTAGACTTACAATGTACCATTTGAAGCTTTGTCCATTTCAAATTGTGCATCGTgtcttgaaaattttctttgtttgttggcatattttttttccaaagatAGACAGATAATTAGATTAGAAACACTCAGGGAGTTAACGGAAAGACTGGCCTAAGCAATCTAAGGGGACCCGCCAAACTTTCATGCCCAACCAATTGGTAACTGGTCAAGAAGCTTGGAGACCTTAAATCCAGATAAATACCCCACAATCTTCGATGTGAGATGgtaacccaaccctcccccggCGAGCACACCCTCAGccaattggttttttttttttttttcaataaagtgGGTATCCGGGATTCaccccgactaatcccctgcacCCGAGACCCCGCCCCCCCAAGAGCCTCAAAGCGGTAGTGAGCAAGATTCGACCACACGACCCAGGCCCCAACTGGGGTTATCCCGAAGCCAGCCGATCTGTGCCCACTGCCCAGGGTAACAGGCAATTTGTTTGTTGGCATGTCGTGGTTCGAAATCTTCACTGTCTATCGCGTGCGATGATGACCACAACTCATGCGACCCCCCACCCCCCAGCACACCCTCAGCCAATTGGTAACAGGCAATTTGTTTGTTGGCATGTCGTGGTTCGAAATCTTCACTATCTATCGCGTGCGATGTTGACCACAACTCATGCGAAAGAATGGAGTTAAACAATCTTTTGTCGACAGATCATGTGGAGGCAACTGTGTCAAATCACCGACTAAAATCCCCATAAATAtgtagaaatgaaaggtttgCCCTCATTACACGTCAATGGAATCTTATGGGCATTTTACACTTGTCTATTTGTACCTGTATCCACATAAATCAACAATActtaaaaataaagaaacaacATCTTGTATCAACAAAGAGACttaatttatatttattcttcCTCTCCATCTATTCTCATGTGCTCCCATACATAAACCCATTTGAAAagtttctttaatttctttcactACACATTGAAATTCATAAAAATTGCTCATTCTTTAATTCATCTCAACAAATAAATCTATAGAAAATTGATTAGGGTCGTAAGGGGAGCAGAAGAAAAATCTTTTATTAGAAATTTGACATATAGATGCTCAATTATAGATTGATTATGTGCACACATATTTTTCAGCACCTTGGAATGAAGTAAAATTTCCTTCTCAAAAAATTTtcctatatatatgtatacatatatatatatatatataaggaacATGtggatttattttttatttgcttttcaGTCCACAAATGCAAAATACCCtggatttattttttatttgcttttcaGTCCACAAATGCAAAATACCCTCCTcttgggatatatatatatatatatatattgatttttGATCATGTTCACAACTGTTTTTATATCTTATCTTACAACAATATTGCGCGAATGTGCCACACAAATTTTTTAGCATGACCATTATAATTCTTTATAGTTTCATGTAAAGTAAAAAACTAACCAACATTACCAAATTAGCTTAAATGCCTGTTATCTTACATATTAGATACTTTTCAACAATGCTTGAAAATCAACCAACTTAAGGGGGGACTCACTAAACTCCACTGCCCAGGCAATTGCTGACTGGAAGGGGAGCTCAGTGGACCTTAAGAGGGGGATCTCTCACACTCTCAAATTGATGTGGGAAAGGGGAGAGGGAAACACTCAGACTGACGCTAGCTATTAACCCTCGCCAtaattcttgtttcttttcaatAATGCTTGAAAATCAACCAACTTAAGGGGGGGACCCACTAAACTCCACTGTCCAGGTAATTGCTGACTGGAAGGGGAGCTCAGTGGACCTTATTACATATTAGATACTTGTacatgcattttgtggtttaatagTGGCACCTTCGGACATATATTTGTAGAACATTTTAATTCATAGTTGTTAACTTTATCCATTTCAAAATTGACAGGTtatcagcctgtgcaataataaaaacctgctcaactaaagttaatttttgtaaatagtggcaagtagggtcgaatccacagggattgggtgtaactgtttcttttcaaattcacagtaacaaagggggtATTTTTGTAcagaaggtgacaatcaaagaaattcaaataaaaatataaaaataaataactaactagaaattaaatgacaattcactaAATTTAGAGTAACAATAATTGAAGGTctaaaacaattaaaacaagaaaataattaaaaataaaataaaataggcaactaaaaatcaaatggcaattcgctaaaatcaaggtaataataattaaagatctagccaaggaataacatcagcaatggttcacctaattgatcatcgatgcacaagcaattccaattatttattaataaataggttataactgtcaaacaatcgatgacagtcaacccctccttactgtgtcggtgattaaggtacgcctgttaatcactgctctaattgagaaataatcctaggtacgcccataagatttaattctccaattgccttatgtattagaggagccctattctaaccaaataacgcactaccagggttatttcagattagcccgcgtatccccctgacacaaacccactCGTGACAGTTGTCACTAATTcgaggcaattaaacaattacggatttaaatgccctaattgacagtAGATCacctaattaactaattatctagatctaagacaatcaattaattaaataactataagcatagcaatcaaggaatatgcgaataccaataaataaaagaaaaagattaaattaaatcgatctcataattttagacgactcaaagcatccgttgtttcttgactagagtgaggaaattagttcatattCGGTGAACAAAATCCACAGAAAATTGAAGCAAGAGTCGCGGCCATTGTCACAAAAATTGGGAAAATGGGCGAATTCAATTCGTTCGAAGGcataaagaaaagcaaagttACTAAGGTTGATTTAATGTCTTCCCTTCATCATCTCATCCTACGAAGGAAGGAAAAGATGCTGAAAGACAAAACGGGAAAAAGTCAAAAGCTAAAAGAATCCCTTAATTCCTCCTCACATACGAGGGAAAATTCTCACTACTCCAGCTaagaaggaaaagtcaaaacaacGTAGCAACCCCCAAAGTAATCCTTCTCTCTACCCAGCTTCCTGACAGGTGCCgcacctgtgcaataataaatacctgtttaaataaaatataatttctatagatagtgataagcatggtcgaatccacagggactggggataatttatttcttttagagtccgaagtatggggggatttttggagaatataaaataactaattaactaactaatagaaataaatagaaattaatcaataaccaatatgactctagccaaaggtacaacttttcagacacggtccatgcaactgatcatcgacgCAAAGATAactcaattactcattaatagattggttatagttgccTTACACGCAATGAACAACCAgcatttccttaatttctcgatagttaaggtacgaccgttaactatttctctaaccaagaaataaccctaggtacgaccataggatttaattacttgactgcattaataattagaaaagcccaaccctaaccaacaaacacgctacgagggtttgtttaagttagatcatacgtttccctaacatgaaaccaatcacgctagtcgccactggtattaatcgatagaacaattacggattcaatcaattaatatgacagtagattattaggttaattcgaatatcg
Encoded proteins:
- the LOC113782728 gene encoding berberine bridge enzyme-like 15, whose amino-acid sequence is MPSSSSVILPLFCALFLLSASWAASDSIEKEFYYCVRSNTHISIPISEAFFIQNNSAFTSILESTAQNLRCMVQSRHKPELIFKPLDEFQVQAAVICARKLGIQLRVRSGGHDYEGLSYTSKTKSSFFLIDLANLRSVNVSIAGNSAWVQAGATLGEVYYWIAQKSRTHGFPAGLCSSVGIGGHITGGAYGTLMRKYGLAADNVVDARIVDSSGRILDRESMGEDLFWAIRGGGGGSFGILLAWKLRLVPVPAIVTVFTVRRTLEQGATKLLYRWQQVADHLDEDLFIRVLSRPTISTDDQKGKRTIETAYQALFLGRADRLLKVMKKGFPELGLTQKDCIEMSWIESVLYIAKYPRNIQPKFLLQGKPLLNKLYFKAKSDFVKEPIKEHALEGIWKMFLEQDSPLTIWNPHGGMMSRISESETPYPHRNGTKFMIQWLTTWESGDDEETIKGHIDWIRKLYKFMTPYVPRSPRAAYVNYRDLDLGVNRIDGGTSLAEASSWGTKYFKNNWKRLVLVKTKVDPENFFRHEQSIPITDAFST